One segment of Thermosynechococcus sp. HN-54 DNA contains the following:
- the bchL gene encoding ferredoxin:protochlorophyllide reductase (ATP-dependent) iron-sulfur ATP-binding protein, with protein MKLAVYGKGGIGKSTTSCNISVALARRGKKVLQIGCDPKHDSTFTLTGFLIPTIIDTLQSKDYHYEDVWPEDVIYKGYGGVDCVEAGGPPAGAGCGGYVVGETVKLLKELNAFDEYDVILFDVLGDVVCGGFAAPLNYADYCLIVTDNGFDALFAANRIAASVREKARTHPLRLAGLIGNRTSKRDLIDKYVEAVPMPVLEVLPLIEDIRVSRVKGKTLFEMAESDPSLNYVCDYYLNIADQILARPEGVVPKDAPDRDLFALLSDFYLNPQTPERLLAAV; from the coding sequence GTGAAACTCGCAGTGTACGGTAAAGGCGGAATTGGTAAATCCACCACCAGTTGCAACATCTCGGTGGCACTAGCACGACGGGGCAAGAAAGTCCTGCAAATTGGCTGTGACCCCAAACACGACAGCACATTTACCCTCACAGGCTTTCTCATCCCCACCATCATTGATACCCTCCAATCCAAGGACTACCACTACGAAGATGTTTGGCCAGAGGATGTCATCTACAAAGGCTATGGCGGTGTGGATTGCGTTGAAGCGGGTGGCCCCCCGGCCGGGGCAGGCTGTGGCGGTTATGTGGTCGGTGAAACCGTCAAGCTCCTCAAAGAACTCAATGCTTTCGATGAATACGATGTCATCCTCTTTGACGTGCTGGGGGATGTGGTCTGTGGTGGCTTTGCTGCCCCCCTCAACTATGCCGATTATTGCTTGATTGTCACGGATAATGGCTTTGATGCGCTTTTTGCCGCCAATCGCATTGCCGCCTCCGTTCGTGAAAAGGCTCGCACGCACCCCCTGCGCCTCGCGGGTCTCATTGGCAATCGCACCAGCAAGCGCGATCTCATTGACAAGTACGTAGAAGCAGTGCCGATGCCGGTTCTGGAAGTGCTGCCGCTGATTGAGGATATTCGCGTCTCGCGGGTCAAGGGCAAAACCCTCTTTGAGATGGCCGAAAGCGATCCCAGTCTCAACTATGTCTGTGACTACTACTTGAACATTGCCGATCAAATTTTGGCACGACCTGAGGGGGTAGTGCCCAAGGATGCCCCCGATCGCGACCTCTTTGCCCTCTTATCGGACTTTTACTTGAATCCGCAAACCCCAGAACGGCTCCTTGCAGCGGTCTAA
- a CDS encoding DUF5331 domain-containing protein, which produces MNPEQLRQTARSKWLAYYQENRHWIVRLAIWSTYRGQRRPSSSFILGVLTALEPRLLDALPVIVELSNDPDRIISALGLNFNPDEELANRDNSAQLPPEPRLLPPKPFVSNRAEEHSEEAAQSHQT; this is translated from the coding sequence ATGAACCCTGAGCAATTACGGCAAACTGCACGCAGTAAGTGGCTGGCCTACTACCAAGAAAACCGCCATTGGATTGTGCGCTTGGCCATTTGGAGTACCTATCGCGGTCAACGGCGCCCCTCCTCGAGTTTTATTTTGGGGGTGCTCACGGCTTTGGAACCGCGCCTACTGGATGCTCTACCCGTCATTGTCGAACTCAGCAATGATCCCGATCGCATTATTTCTGCCTTGGGCTTGAACTTCAACCCCGACGAAGAACTGGCCAATCGGGATAACTCTGCGCAACTGCCCCCAGAACCTCGCTTACTGCCCCCCAAGCCCTTTGTCAGTAATCGGGCTGAAGAACACAGTGAGGAGGCCGCTCAAAGTCATCAAACCTAG